Proteins from a genomic interval of Diceros bicornis minor isolate mBicDic1 chromosome 34, mDicBic1.mat.cur, whole genome shotgun sequence:
- the LOC131397216 gene encoding LOW QUALITY PROTEIN: kallikrein-4-like (The sequence of the model RefSeq protein was modified relative to this genomic sequence to represent the inferred CDS: inserted 1 base in 1 codon), translated as MMEANLSIQHPEYNKPFYANDLMLIKLKESVSQSATIRNISIASQCPTAGXSCLVSGWGQLKNGRQPNVLQCVNISVVSEESCSALYDFIYHPSMFCAGGGHDQKDSCKGDSGGPVVCKGHLQGLVSFGQAQCGQPYVPGVYTNLCKFTDWIQKTIQAS; from the exons ATGATGGAGGCCAACCTCTCCATACAGCACCCAGAGTACAACAAACCCTTTTACGCCAATGACCTCATGCTCATCAAGTTGAAAGAATCGGTGTCGCAGTCTGCCACCATCCGGAACATCAGCATCGCCTCCCAGTGCCCCACCGCTG GATCTTGCCTTGTCTCCGGCTGGGGGCAGCTGAAGAATG GCAGGCAGCCCAACGTGCTCCAGTGCGTGAATATCTCAGTGGTGTCTGAGGAGAGCTGCAGTGCCCTCTATGACTTCATATATCACCCCAGCATGTTCTGCGCTGGCGGAGGACACGACCAGAAGGACTCCTGCAAA GGTGACTCTGGGGGCCCCGTGGTCTGCAAGGGGCACCTGCAGGGCCTCGTGTCTTTTGGACAAGCCCAGTGTGGCCAACCCTACGTTCCAGGTGTCTACACCAACCTCTGCAAGTTCACTGACTGGATACAGAAAACCATCCAGGCCAGTTAA